A stretch of Aureispira sp. CCB-E DNA encodes these proteins:
- a CDS encoding STM4012 family radical SAM protein, translating into MAKLQSIINDNFFQGYAYSYPHKSSYRPFENPLSLKEVWSEENKERLFLYVHVPFCEMRCGFCNLFTIANPKETHESPFIQSLERQATEVKAALGDANFNRLAIGGGTPTFLSTTDLERLFFILEDIMGADLLSIPSSVEMSPKTASVEKLALLKEKGTTRASIGVQSFLLEETKALGRPQQTAEVQQALQTIKDSGIPEMNIDLIYGMAGQTLSSWQYSLEQSIAFQPEEIFLYPLYVRPLTGLGLKEKAWNDHRLNLYRFGRDFLLSKGYEQVTMRIFRNTKAPTMPAPPYNSPEDGMVGLGVGARSYTKKLHYSSEYAVGRKGIKNIIHNYNEKTTEDFQKVLYGTRLSLEEQQRRYVIKSILEGQHLDFAAYYQFFGTNALDDLPELQELYALNLAPKENHKLQLNQTGLELSDVIGPWLYSDQVCTMMQGFELA; encoded by the coding sequence ATGGCAAAATTACAATCTATCATAAATGATAATTTTTTTCAAGGTTATGCTTATTCCTACCCTCACAAATCTAGTTATAGACCTTTTGAGAATCCACTTTCTTTAAAGGAGGTTTGGAGTGAAGAAAACAAAGAGCGACTTTTTTTGTATGTGCACGTTCCATTTTGTGAAATGCGTTGTGGTTTTTGCAACTTGTTCACTATTGCCAATCCCAAAGAGACCCACGAAAGTCCTTTTATACAAAGCTTAGAACGCCAAGCTACAGAAGTAAAGGCAGCCTTGGGAGATGCCAATTTTAATCGATTGGCTATTGGTGGGGGCACACCTACCTTTTTGAGTACAACAGACTTAGAGCGTTTGTTTTTTATCCTTGAAGACATCATGGGAGCAGATCTACTTTCTATTCCTAGTTCTGTGGAAATGTCTCCCAAAACTGCCAGTGTCGAAAAATTAGCTTTATTAAAAGAAAAAGGGACTACTAGAGCTAGTATTGGTGTTCAAAGTTTTTTGCTAGAAGAAACAAAAGCATTGGGTCGCCCACAACAAACGGCTGAAGTACAACAAGCACTACAAACCATCAAAGATTCGGGAATACCTGAAATGAATATTGATTTAATTTACGGGATGGCAGGACAAACACTTTCTTCGTGGCAATATTCTCTGGAACAAAGCATTGCTTTTCAGCCTGAGGAAATTTTCTTATACCCTTTATATGTACGCCCTCTGACAGGTTTAGGACTCAAAGAAAAAGCTTGGAACGATCACCGTTTAAACTTGTATCGTTTTGGTCGGGATTTTTTATTGTCAAAAGGATACGAACAAGTGACCATGCGTATTTTTAGAAATACGAAAGCCCCTACGATGCCCGCTCCTCCTTACAATAGTCCTGAAGATGGCATGGTAGGTTTGGGAGTTGGTGCCCGTTCTTACACCAAAAAGTTACATTATAGCTCGGAATATGCTGTTGGACGAAAAGGGATCAAAAATATTATCCATAATTACAACGAAAAAACAACAGAAGATTTTCAAAAGGTACTTTATGGCACTCGTCTCTCTTTAGAAGAACAACAGCGACGATATGTAATCAAATCCATTTTAGAAGGGCAACACTTAGATTTTGCAGCATACTATCAATTTTTTGGAACCAATGCCTTGGATGATTTGCCAGAGTTACAGGAATTGTATGCGCTTAATTTGGCTCCAAAAGAAAACCATAAACTGCAACTCAACCAAACTGGCTTAGAACTCTCTGATGTCATTGGTCCTTGGCTGTATTCTGATCAAGTTTGTACGATGATGCAAGGATTTGAATTGGCTTAA
- a CDS encoding STM4013/SEN3800 family hydrolase, translating to MLHNMNEIITDSDLVFITLDTLRYDVAQTLWVQGKLPNFSKWLSPKGWEQRHTPGSFTYAAHHAFFAGFLPTPIETPKQPRLFATRFEGSETAVAETCTFDAPNIVKGLQQKGFKTICIGGVGFFNKQTPLSNVFPDLFEESYWEESFGVTNKDSTQVQFEKAADLLNQTVSPVFLFINISAIHQPNCFYLDDNLQDTIESHAAALEYVDSQLPILMNALHKRRQQSFVICSADHGTTYGEDGYIGHRIGHSNVWTVPYLEVLLKK from the coding sequence ATGCTGCATAATATGAACGAAATTATCACCGACAGTGATCTCGTTTTTATAACTTTAGATACTCTACGCTATGATGTTGCTCAAACGCTTTGGGTGCAAGGCAAATTGCCTAATTTTTCTAAGTGGCTTTCTCCCAAAGGCTGGGAACAACGGCATACGCCAGGAAGTTTTACTTATGCTGCTCACCATGCCTTTTTTGCTGGTTTTTTGCCAACTCCTATTGAAACTCCTAAGCAACCTCGTCTCTTTGCAACAAGATTTGAAGGTAGCGAAACGGCTGTTGCAGAGACTTGCACCTTTGATGCCCCTAATATTGTTAAAGGACTACAACAAAAAGGATTTAAGACGATTTGCATAGGTGGCGTTGGCTTTTTCAACAAACAAACTCCATTAAGTAATGTTTTTCCAGACTTATTTGAAGAGAGCTATTGGGAAGAATCATTCGGAGTAACCAACAAGGATTCTACGCAAGTTCAATTTGAAAAAGCAGCTGACTTGCTTAATCAGACGGTTAGCCCTGTTTTCTTATTTATTAATATTTCTGCCATTCATCAGCCCAATTGCTTTTATTTGGATGATAACTTGCAAGACACCATTGAAAGTCATGCGGCTGCTTTGGAATATGTAGATAGCCAATTACCAATATTAATGAACGCACTCCATAAACGCCGCCAACAAAGTTTTGTCATTTGTTCTGCGGATCATGGCACTACTTATGGAGAAGACGGCTACATAGGGCATCGAATTGGGCACTCTAACGTTTGGACTGTTCCTTACTTAGAGGTTTTGTTAAAAAAATAA